Proteins encoded in a region of the Gallalistipes aquisgranensis genome:
- a CDS encoding heparinase II/III domain-containing protein, which produces MLLILLAGNVLAQGGKEPAFRMIPSHPRLLLLAGEEDSLRKKAEGNEFLKRVHHWILAESEKMLRAPDLAYRVIGKRMLSVSREAFEQIYYLSYSYRMTGDERFARRAAEVIRTVCAFRDWHPSHFLDAAEMTAAVAIGYDWLYDRLDESTRELACRSILEKGLRQSFPETASDPRNCQWLKKKNNWNCVCNTGMAFGAIATWEKHPELSARILGRSVELVRDVALKEYLPDGNYPEGYSYWNYGTGFAVMLIDAYEKATGLPFGAEENHGFMRTPEYVLQMTAQQMSCFAYSDCPTSVGCSYPMFWFARRLNDPSLLWGEAEKIRYMNARGQEEKMFGIRYLPSLMLWAPADCLARHMEAPSELLYVGQGPTPVALMRNRWGGPDEIFVGLKGGSCSTNHAHMDNGSFVMYTGTRQWATDLGRQDYHSLERHGVTLGDRSQHSSRWAAFRLGNRSHNLITFADSLQRVDAKAGIDSYGEEPGFRYAVSDLTAVNGGAVASYRRGIAIVDDSYVVVRDEIVNTDRTMPLRWAMVTPAEAEITDTCTIRLTQDGETLYMKVEGSGFRLGTWSTAPPRHYDAPNPGTVLVGFTAEAAPDARLNYTVYLIPEKANANFLNGIPALSQWGKPCENDRKPYEPDNR; this is translated from the coding sequence TTGCTGTTGATTCTCCTGGCCGGCAACGTCCTTGCGCAGGGAGGGAAAGAACCCGCATTCCGTATGATCCCGTCACACCCGCGCCTGTTGCTGCTTGCCGGAGAGGAGGATTCCCTCCGGAAGAAGGCGGAAGGGAACGAATTCCTGAAACGGGTGCACCACTGGATTCTCGCCGAAAGCGAAAAGATGCTCCGGGCTCCGGACCTCGCCTACCGGGTGATCGGAAAGCGGATGTTATCCGTCAGCCGCGAAGCATTCGAACAGATCTACTACCTGTCGTACAGCTACCGGATGACCGGCGACGAACGTTTCGCCCGTCGGGCCGCCGAAGTCATACGCACGGTGTGCGCCTTCCGGGACTGGCATCCGAGCCACTTTCTCGACGCCGCGGAGATGACCGCGGCCGTCGCCATCGGCTACGACTGGCTGTACGACCGGTTGGACGAATCCACCCGGGAACTGGCCTGCCGCTCCATACTGGAAAAAGGACTCCGGCAGTCCTTCCCCGAAACGGCATCCGATCCCCGGAACTGCCAATGGCTCAAGAAAAAGAACAACTGGAACTGCGTCTGCAATACGGGAATGGCCTTCGGGGCCATCGCCACATGGGAGAAACATCCGGAACTATCCGCCCGCATCCTCGGTCGTTCGGTCGAACTGGTGCGGGACGTGGCCCTGAAAGAGTATCTTCCCGACGGCAACTACCCGGAAGGATACAGCTACTGGAATTACGGCACCGGATTCGCCGTCATGCTGATCGACGCTTACGAAAAAGCCACCGGACTGCCGTTCGGCGCAGAAGAGAACCATGGCTTCATGCGGACACCCGAATACGTTCTCCAGATGACCGCCCAGCAGATGAGTTGCTTCGCCTACTCCGACTGCCCTACCTCCGTCGGATGTTCCTATCCGATGTTCTGGTTCGCCCGCCGGCTGAACGATCCGTCGCTGCTTTGGGGGGAAGCGGAAAAGATCCGTTACATGAACGCCCGCGGACAGGAGGAGAAGATGTTCGGTATCCGTTACCTGCCTTCACTGATGCTGTGGGCTCCGGCGGACTGCCTCGCCCGGCACATGGAAGCGCCCTCCGAACTGCTCTACGTCGGACAGGGTCCCACCCCCGTCGCCCTGATGCGTAACCGGTGGGGCGGACCGGACGAAATCTTTGTCGGGCTCAAAGGCGGTTCCTGCTCCACGAATCATGCCCACATGGACAACGGGAGCTTCGTTATGTACACCGGGACCAGGCAGTGGGCCACGGATCTCGGCCGGCAGGACTACCACTCGCTGGAACGCCACGGGGTGACACTGGGCGACCGTTCGCAACACTCGTCCCGATGGGCCGCCTTCCGGCTGGGCAACCGGTCGCACAACCTCATAACCTTCGCCGACTCCCTGCAACGGGTTGATGCCAAAGCCGGAATCGACAGCTACGGAGAGGAGCCCGGATTCCGCTATGCCGTCTCCGATCTGACGGCCGTGAACGGCGGAGCGGTCGCCTCCTATCGGCGCGGCATAGCCATCGTCGACGACAGCTACGTGGTCGTCCGGGACGAAATCGTCAATACCGACCGGACCATGCCGCTGCGCTGGGCCATGGTGACCCCGGCCGAAGCAGAGATCACGGACACCTGCACGATCAGGCTCACGCAGGACGGAGAGACGCTTTACATGAAGGTCGAAGGGTCCGGTTTCAGGCTGGGTACCTGGTCTACGGCTCCGCCCCGCCATTACGACGCCCCCAACCCGGGCACTGTTTTGGTCGGATTCACGGCTGAAGCCGCTCCGGATGCCCGTCTCAACTATACCGTCTACCTGATCCCGGAGAAAGCCAATGCGAATTTCCTGAACGGAATCCCGGCCCTTTCGCAATGGGGAAAACCGTGTGAAAACGACAGAAAACCATACGAACCAGATAACCGATAA
- a CDS encoding ATP-binding protein, with protein MRSLFRFFILVALSGNVSEAVGIVDYRHPYFGQPLLSGNISAIERDPYGFVWVASHEELARFDGLSYHSLDNDINRLLFEKGNLVQCLVFTGPDLLWAGSNEGLFRIDTRTHRLSVVEAFRGIRINEFLTDRSGNLWTATDRGVLAYSPRSEKMVAYFSPAATSPETTVSPRSSFSEDRDGNLWFSHGNSLVRLSAKGGLLNRVSADSLPEVRIDTVLHFETPKRIRIDRFDILWLWDRQELRAVRLSNVGKETRPLYHSLNIETTALLPRENDVLIGNRGKGFLVLSRDGEGRITGSTGHTINKYYNDLSNTTNGFCDEGNGNVWLATRDGLYLAEGKREAPFINIRNDIGSENTISHNTVSDIYIQNRNTVWIATAFGLNRVEFTDPTHRHYTIARYFDRRPGSGYIQRNKFECIAESSQGDFWLGTKDAVSFFDPRGNRFYNRPKIDEAVKGSSFVRALMRDSRGNMWIGFANGGVYVHDAKTGEVYPAGKGQSDMLADKCMSIAEDRSGIIWVGIQNRGIVRFRYEGAGRIEEIRDYSFAEAGTDGKTSRTVVCIYTDPYNNIWAGTSEGLYRYDYDRDRFEETPMPDAARSNHISNIIDDDRGNLWLSTLSGVYKYSLSNNQFQYTELYGGSFTRRGFVFGSAKDSDGYLYLSGINGVTLFNPAEIKADTAHYRLFFVDFKVHNRTATVGSDILAQDINRTDRIVLGHKDNQFSFAFSALAFPQRENIRYAYMLEGLDTEWLHAGSGNRYIAYNNLPAGTYTLKIRSTDASGTWLDNVRSLVIRIRPHPLWSWYSIPVYLLLAGLLGWLLFHMWRIREQYRTQAIINRSRLKFYTDVSYSIKNPLMLLQSPLQNLIENYDSMSPDEVKYQLGVMNRNGNRLSRLVDQLVQFRKLDQGKLPLHLAEADIVHFTESIFVAFRELFASKQIGFTFASDRENFPMVFDREKIETVLFNLLSNAYKFTPEGGRVEIRCESGTVRDRFLLRVSDTGAGIREKDRERVFERFWTRDQTGTERHSGAGIGLSLARELAELHHGSLTVDLRPEGGTVFTLTLLTGKAHFQNAEIERPQKEEVSPAFIGDYIDTIEIKTEPQNEAKTKLPLAVLVDEDAQTLEYLGKLLHDTVRVRSFGSVTEAFSRIVELKPQLVISGLVFDGENDGLNLCRQVKTHPATNCIPFMFLTGRTRPEDKQAGYESGADAYVTKPFEVKYLKMRIAQLLRSRERIRERIKQELIISPREMQLLSADDRFLAKAREVVEKNIAEENFSVDLFADKMHLSTSMLYRKIKSLTDLSSNEFIRSIRLKRAAQLLATRAYTVSEVASRVGFTDIRYFSTCFKREFGSTPSAYQQQKAPEEEQKSE; from the coding sequence ATGCGCAGCTTGTTTCGGTTTTTCATCCTCGTCGCTTTATCGGGAAATGTTTCGGAGGCAGTCGGAATCGTCGATTACCGCCATCCCTATTTCGGGCAGCCCCTGCTGAGCGGCAATATCTCGGCCATCGAACGCGATCCCTACGGTTTCGTCTGGGTCGCTTCGCACGAAGAACTCGCCCGTTTCGACGGACTCTCCTACCATTCGCTCGACAACGACATCAACCGTCTCCTGTTCGAAAAGGGCAATCTCGTCCAGTGTCTCGTCTTCACCGGTCCCGACCTGCTGTGGGCCGGCAGCAACGAAGGGCTCTTCCGGATCGACACCCGGACCCACCGTCTGTCGGTCGTAGAAGCGTTCCGCGGCATCCGGATCAACGAATTTCTGACGGACCGTTCCGGCAACCTGTGGACGGCCACGGACCGGGGCGTTCTGGCCTACTCGCCCCGCAGCGAGAAGATGGTAGCCTATTTCTCCCCGGCGGCGACCTCCCCGGAAACGACCGTCTCTCCACGCAGCAGTTTTTCGGAAGACAGGGACGGAAACCTCTGGTTCTCCCACGGCAACAGTCTCGTACGGCTCTCCGCGAAAGGCGGACTGCTCAACCGCGTTTCGGCCGACTCCCTACCCGAAGTGCGCATCGACACCGTATTGCACTTCGAAACCCCGAAAAGAATCCGGATCGACCGTTTCGACATCCTCTGGCTCTGGGACCGACAGGAGTTGAGAGCCGTCCGTCTGTCCAACGTCGGTAAAGAGACCCGGCCTCTCTACCACTCTCTGAACATCGAGACGACCGCCCTTCTGCCGCGGGAAAACGACGTACTGATCGGCAATCGGGGGAAAGGGTTCCTGGTGCTCTCCCGCGACGGAGAGGGACGCATCACAGGCAGCACGGGACACACCATCAACAAATACTACAACGACCTGAGCAATACGACCAACGGGTTCTGCGACGAGGGCAACGGCAATGTCTGGCTGGCCACGCGGGACGGCCTCTATTTGGCCGAAGGAAAACGGGAAGCCCCATTCATCAACATCCGCAACGACATCGGCTCGGAGAACACCATCAGCCACAATACGGTCTCGGACATCTACATCCAGAACCGCAACACGGTCTGGATCGCCACGGCATTCGGTCTTAACAGGGTGGAATTCACCGATCCGACCCACCGGCACTATACCATAGCCCGTTATTTCGACCGCCGGCCGGGAAGCGGCTATATCCAACGGAACAAATTCGAATGTATCGCCGAAAGTTCCCAGGGAGATTTCTGGCTCGGGACCAAAGACGCCGTCAGTTTCTTCGATCCCCGCGGCAACCGGTTCTACAACCGCCCCAAAATCGACGAAGCCGTAAAGGGCTCTTCGTTCGTACGCGCACTGATGCGGGATTCCCGAGGCAATATGTGGATCGGATTCGCCAACGGCGGCGTATATGTCCACGACGCGAAAACCGGCGAAGTCTATCCGGCCGGCAAGGGACAGAGCGACATGCTGGCGGACAAATGCATGTCGATCGCCGAAGATCGCAGCGGAATCATATGGGTAGGCATCCAGAACCGGGGTATCGTCCGCTTCCGTTACGAAGGGGCCGGCAGGATCGAGGAGATACGCGATTATTCGTTTGCCGAAGCAGGAACGGACGGGAAGACATCCCGCACGGTCGTATGCATCTATACCGATCCATACAACAACATCTGGGCCGGCACCTCCGAAGGCCTGTACCGTTACGATTACGACCGGGACCGGTTCGAGGAGACACCCATGCCGGACGCCGCCCGTTCGAACCACATCAGCAACATCATCGACGACGACCGGGGCAACCTCTGGCTCTCCACGCTCTCGGGCGTCTACAAATACTCGCTTTCGAACAATCAGTTCCAATACACGGAACTGTACGGAGGAAGTTTCACCCGGCGGGGGTTCGTGTTCGGAAGCGCCAAAGATTCGGACGGATACCTATATTTGAGCGGCATCAACGGCGTCACCCTGTTCAATCCCGCCGAAATAAAAGCAGACACCGCACATTACCGGCTCTTCTTCGTCGATTTCAAGGTGCACAACCGGACGGCGACCGTCGGGTCGGACATCCTGGCCCAGGACATCAACCGGACCGACCGGATCGTTCTCGGACACAAGGACAACCAGTTCTCCTTCGCGTTCTCGGCGCTCGCCTTCCCGCAGCGGGAGAACATCCGCTACGCCTACATGCTCGAAGGCCTCGACACGGAGTGGCTCCATGCCGGGTCAGGAAACCGGTACATCGCCTATAACAATCTCCCCGCAGGTACCTATACGCTCAAGATACGCAGCACCGACGCTTCCGGCACGTGGCTCGACAACGTGCGCAGCCTCGTGATCCGGATCCGCCCCCATCCGCTGTGGTCATGGTACAGCATACCCGTCTACCTGCTGCTGGCCGGCCTGCTGGGTTGGTTGCTGTTCCACATGTGGCGCATCCGGGAACAGTACCGCACCCAGGCGATCATCAACCGTTCCCGGCTGAAATTCTACACAGACGTTTCGTACAGCATCAAAAATCCGCTGATGCTGCTCCAGTCCCCCCTTCAGAATCTGATCGAAAACTACGATTCGATGTCGCCGGACGAGGTGAAATACCAGTTAGGGGTGATGAACCGCAACGGCAACCGCCTCTCCCGACTGGTCGACCAGTTGGTGCAGTTCCGCAAACTGGACCAGGGAAAACTCCCGCTGCATCTGGCCGAAGCGGACATCGTCCATTTCACAGAGAGTATTTTCGTAGCATTCCGGGAGTTGTTCGCCTCCAAACAGATCGGCTTCACGTTCGCATCGGACCGGGAGAATTTCCCGATGGTATTCGACCGTGAGAAGATCGAGACCGTCCTGTTCAACCTGTTATCGAACGCCTATAAATTCACTCCCGAAGGAGGACGCGTGGAGATTCGCTGCGAATCGGGCACAGTCCGTGACCGGTTCCTCCTTCGGGTCTCCGACACGGGCGCCGGCATCCGGGAAAAGGACAGGGAACGCGTCTTCGAACGTTTCTGGACACGGGACCAAACCGGCACCGAACGGCACAGCGGAGCGGGCATCGGCCTTTCGCTGGCCAGGGAACTGGCGGAACTGCACCACGGATCGCTCACGGTCGATCTGCGACCCGAAGGAGGAACCGTATTCACCCTCACTTTGCTGACCGGCAAAGCCCATTTCCAGAACGCCGAAATCGAGCGGCCGCAGAAAGAGGAGGTTTCCCCTGCGTTCATCGGGGACTATATCGACACGATCGAAATCAAAACGGAGCCGCAGAACGAAGCGAAGACGAAACTTCCGCTGGCCGTACTGGTCGACGAAGACGCCCAGACGCTGGAATATCTCGGAAAACTGTTACACGACACGGTGCGGGTCCGTTCGTTCGGCTCGGTCACGGAAGCATTCAGCCGGATCGTCGAACTGAAGCCTCAACTGGTGATTTCGGGACTGGTTTTCGACGGTGAAAACGACGGTCTGAACCTGTGCAGGCAGGTGAAGACCCATCCGGCGACGAACTGTATCCCGTTCATGTTCCTCACCGGACGTACCCGGCCCGAAGACAAGCAGGCCGGATACGAAAGCGGTGCGGACGCCTACGTCACCAAACCTTTCGAGGTGAAATATCTGAAAATGCGGATCGCACAGCTGCTCCGCTCCCGCGAACGGATACGGGAGCGGATCAAACAGGAACTGATCATCAGCCCCCGGGAGATGCAGCTTCTCTCGGCCGACGACCGTTTTCTGGCCAAAGCCCGGGAAGTGGTCGAGAAAAACATCGCCGAAGAGAACTTCTCGGTGGACCTTTTCGCCGACAAGATGCATTTGAGCACTTCGATGCTCTACCGGAAGATCAAAAGTCTGACAGACCTTTCGTCGAACGAATTCATCCGCAGCATCCGGCTGAAACGGGCCGCACAGTTGCTCGCCACGCGGGCCTACACCGTCTCCGAAGTAGCTTCGCGGGTCGGCTTCACGGACATACGATATTTCAGCACCTGTTTCAAACGGGAATTCGGCTCGACACCATCCGCCTACCAGCAGCAAAAAGCCCCTGAAGAGGAACAGAAATCTGAATAA